One genomic segment of Cottoperca gobio chromosome 21, fCotGob3.1, whole genome shotgun sequence includes these proteins:
- the LOC115026737 gene encoding adenylate cyclase type 5-like isoform X2, with the protein MSRSNSVSPPGVCAPGLRGGTEHRSAWGESESVANGCPYSARSPRKKLTRTNSRWREEDDLEHRQPGRATTTVSRVSFRSRSAWQDHGEESRDKNRASPKRPDGEVRPKSVELGLDERRAKPRTDEEEVMPEVNFSVVACCTGVMHILKSKKFQSEKLERLYQRYFFRLNQSSLTMLMAVLVLVFTVMLGFHCSGGPEKPNVTYVVVFSVAILLTLVLMVVCNRNAFHQDHMWIVCYVVILLVMVIQVIGVLLVQPRSASEGIWWTVFFTHVIYTLLPVRMRAAVITGVILSAIHVAVSWMLNGMDSFLWRQTRPQKRAHQNAEDRTSGIYVPLSTSLMLALKHVSNHRPDSYIRVIILL; encoded by the exons ATGTCTAGATCTAACAGTGTCAGCCCACCCGGAGTCTGTGCCCCCGGGTTGAGGGGAGGGACCGAGCACAGATCAGCTTGGGGAGAGTCTGAGTCCGTGGCCAATGGGTGCCCATACTCAGCCAGATCCCCGCGCAAGAAGCTCACCCGGACCAACAGTCGGTGGAGGGAAGAGGATGATCTGGAGCACCGGCAGCCCGGGCGAGCCACCACGACCGTCAGCCGGGTCAGCTTCAGGTCCAGGTCGGCTTGGCAGGACCATGGCGAGGAGAGCCGTGACAAAAACCGTGCGTCCCCGAAACGTCCAGACGGCGAGGTGAGACCCAAGTCTGTGGAGCTAGGTCTGGATGAGCGGAGAGCCAAGCCGAGGACCGACGAGGAGGAGGTTATGCCCGAAGTGAACTTTTCTGTAGTGGCGTGCTGCACCGGCgtgatgcacattttaaaatccaaGAAATTCCAGTCGGAAAAGTTGGAGCGGCTCTACCAGCGCTACTTCTTCCGTCTCAACCAGAGCAGTTTGACTATGCTGATGGCAGTGCTGGTGCTGGTCTTTACGGTCATGCTGGGCTTCCACTGCTCCGGGGGGCCAGAGAAGCCCAACGTAACTTACGTGGTGGTGTTTTCCGTGGCCATCTTACTAACACTAGTTCTTATGGTGGTGTGCAACAGGAACGCGTTTCACCAGGACCATATGTGGATCGTGTGCTATGTGGTCATCCTGCTGGTGATGGTGATCCAGGTGATCGGAGTGCTGCTCGTGCAGCCCAGAAGTGCCTCAGAGGGGATCTGGTGGACCGTGTTCTTCACCCATGTCATCTACACTCTGCTGCCCGTCAGGATGCGCGCCGCAGTCATCACTGGAGTTATTCTTTCTGCAATCCACGTGGCTGTTTCTTGGATGTTAAACGGCATGGACAGCTTTCTCTGGAGACAG ACTCGTCCACAGAAGAGAGCACATCAGAACGCAGAGGATCGGACATCTGGGATATACGTCCCTCTCTCAACCTCCTTAATGTTGGCCTTAAAGCACGTTTCCAACCATCGACCTGACTCGTATATACGAGtgattattttattgtga
- the LOC115026737 gene encoding adenylate cyclase type 5-like isoform X1, which translates to MSRSNSVSPPGVCAPGLRGGTEHRSAWGESESVANGCPYSARSPRKKLTRTNSRWREEDDLEHRQPGRATTTVSRVSFRSRSAWQDHGEESRDKNRASPKRPDGEVRPKSVELGLDERRAKPRTDEEEVMPEVNFSVVACCTGVMHILKSKKFQSEKLERLYQRYFFRLNQSSLTMLMAVLVLVFTVMLGFHCSGGPEKPNVTYVVVFSVAILLTLVLMVVCNRNAFHQDHMWIVCYVVILLVMVIQVIGVLLVQPRSASEGIWWTVFFTHVIYTLLPVRMRAAVITGVILSAIHVAVSWMLNGMDSFLWRQIVSNVLIFSCTNIVGVCTHYPAEGSQRQAFQETRECIQARLHSQRENQQQERLLLSVLPRHVAMEMKADINTKQEDMMFHKIYIQKHDNVR; encoded by the exons ATGTCTAGATCTAACAGTGTCAGCCCACCCGGAGTCTGTGCCCCCGGGTTGAGGGGAGGGACCGAGCACAGATCAGCTTGGGGAGAGTCTGAGTCCGTGGCCAATGGGTGCCCATACTCAGCCAGATCCCCGCGCAAGAAGCTCACCCGGACCAACAGTCGGTGGAGGGAAGAGGATGATCTGGAGCACCGGCAGCCCGGGCGAGCCACCACGACCGTCAGCCGGGTCAGCTTCAGGTCCAGGTCGGCTTGGCAGGACCATGGCGAGGAGAGCCGTGACAAAAACCGTGCGTCCCCGAAACGTCCAGACGGCGAGGTGAGACCCAAGTCTGTGGAGCTAGGTCTGGATGAGCGGAGAGCCAAGCCGAGGACCGACGAGGAGGAGGTTATGCCCGAAGTGAACTTTTCTGTAGTGGCGTGCTGCACCGGCgtgatgcacattttaaaatccaaGAAATTCCAGTCGGAAAAGTTGGAGCGGCTCTACCAGCGCTACTTCTTCCGTCTCAACCAGAGCAGTTTGACTATGCTGATGGCAGTGCTGGTGCTGGTCTTTACGGTCATGCTGGGCTTCCACTGCTCCGGGGGGCCAGAGAAGCCCAACGTAACTTACGTGGTGGTGTTTTCCGTGGCCATCTTACTAACACTAGTTCTTATGGTGGTGTGCAACAGGAACGCGTTTCACCAGGACCATATGTGGATCGTGTGCTATGTGGTCATCCTGCTGGTGATGGTGATCCAGGTGATCGGAGTGCTGCTCGTGCAGCCCAGAAGTGCCTCAGAGGGGATCTGGTGGACCGTGTTCTTCACCCATGTCATCTACACTCTGCTGCCCGTCAGGATGCGCGCCGCAGTCATCACTGGAGTTATTCTTTCTGCAATCCACGTGGCTGTTTCTTGGATGTTAAACGGCATGGACAGCTTTCTCTGGAGACAG ATTGTGTCCAACGTGCTGATCTTCTCCTGCACCAACATCGTGGGAGTCTGCACTCATTACCCCGCTGAGGGCTCCCAGAGGCAGGCCTTTCAGGAGACCAGGGAGTGCATCCAGGCTCGCCTCCACTCCCAGAGAGAGAACCAGCAGCAG GAACGTCTTCTGCTCTCAGTGCTTCCCCGCCACGTTGCCATGGAGATGAAAGCTGACATAAACACCAAGCAGGAGGACATGATGTTTCACAAGATCTACATCCAGAAGCACGACAACGTCAGGTAA